A genomic region of Candidatus Kapaibacterium sp. contains the following coding sequences:
- a CDS encoding T9SS type A sorting domain-containing protein, with protein MPVSAQVRVSLTDAIGSKAIELSNEYKAIGQYNLNINSSTLNLTSGTYFLILESNGKRLMQKVSVVK; from the coding sequence GTGCCTGTAAGCGCCCAAGTAAGAGTATCGTTGACAGATGCAATCGGCTCGAAAGCAATCGAACTATCCAATGAATACAAAGCAATCGGACAGTACAATTTGAACATTAATTCAAGCACTTTGAATTTGACATCAGGAACTTATTTCTTGATTCTCGAATCGAACGGCAAGAGATTGATGCAAAAAGTATCGGTTGTTAAGTAA
- the lysA gene encoding diaminopimelate decarboxylase codes for MTHINQKDIRELADEFGTPLYVYDKQRITENYNRLYNAFVKHYPRTKIHFSVKSNSNVHILNIFKQLGSGADCSSPNEVMLAQKAGFADQDIIYTGNYESRDDFASLKNFGVQINLDDSTSFDRLIEHFIPNIVSFRINPGVGKGGYEGITTGGTDAKFGIPYEYAAEAYKKAKQLGVSKFGIHMMTGSNNLEPYHFAQTVEKLMLISKDIFDQIGAKPDFVDIGGGFGIPYEDDELPIDIEKTAELVTEIFTEKCQKYGFGEPYLYLEPGRYLIADAGWLITQVTGTKHSYKNFVGVDAGMSTLLRPALYGAYHRTYIYGKEGEDTVVNLCGQICENSDVFAKSVHLPAAEIGDLMIIRDVGAYGYVMSSNYNNRLRPADFD; via the coding sequence ATGACTCATATAAATCAAAAGGATATTCGCGAACTTGCCGATGAATTTGGAACGCCGCTATATGTCTATGACAAGCAAAGAATAACTGAAAATTATAATCGGCTCTATAATGCTTTTGTCAAGCATTATCCAAGGACGAAAATCCATTTTTCGGTCAAGTCAAACAGTAACGTTCATATTTTGAATATTTTCAAGCAACTCGGCTCCGGTGCTGATTGCTCATCTCCGAACGAAGTGATGCTTGCCCAGAAGGCAGGATTTGCCGACCAAGATATTATTTATACCGGAAATTATGAAAGCCGTGACGATTTTGCAAGTTTGAAAAATTTCGGTGTTCAAATCAATCTTGATGATTCGACTTCCTTCGACCGTTTAATCGAGCATTTTATACCAAATATTGTCTCATTCAGAATTAATCCCGGCGTCGGTAAAGGTGGATACGAAGGTATCACTACAGGCGGAACAGATGCGAAATTCGGCATCCCTTACGAATACGCTGCTGAGGCATATAAAAAAGCAAAACAGTTGGGGGTTTCAAAATTTGGAATTCATATGATGACCGGTTCGAACAATCTTGAGCCTTATCATTTTGCTCAAACTGTCGAAAAATTGATGCTCATTTCTAAAGATATTTTTGACCAAATTGGCGCCAAACCTGATTTTGTGGATATCGGCGGTGGCTTCGGCATTCCATATGAGGACGATGAATTGCCTATCGACATTGAAAAAACTGCTGAACTTGTCACTGAAATTTTTACAGAAAAGTGCCAAAAATATGGATTTGGCGAACCTTACCTCTATCTCGAACCCGGAAGATATTTGATTGCTGATGCCGGCTGGCTTATCACTCAAGTAACGGGTACAAAGCACAGCTACAAAAACTTCGTCGGTGTTGATGCCGGTATGTCCACTCTTCTTCGTCCGGCATTGTACGGTGCATACCATAGAACTTATATCTACGGAAAGGAAGGAGAGGACACAGTTGTAAATTTATGTGGTCAGATTTGCGAAAATTCTGATGTATTTGCAAAATCTGTTCATTTGCCTGCGGCTGAGATTGGGGACTTGATGATTATTCGCGATGTCGGTGCATATGGCTACGTAATGTCGTCAAATTATAACAATCGTTTGCGACCAGCGGACTTTGATTGA
- the folB gene encoding dihydroneopterin aldolase has product MVNSSLTRLSIINAEYYAYHGVKPEEKKLGGKYEVDLDMYYDSTTAIIKDDVQDAVNYEEALFCVSEVINGTENYNLVETICNEILNMLMDKFEHLLSATVRVRKLNVPMRRVVGYIEAEQTIERE; this is encoded by the coding sequence ATGGTAAATTCCTCGCTAACAAGACTCAGTATTATAAATGCTGAATATTACGCCTACCATGGTGTCAAACCCGAAGAAAAAAAGTTAGGCGGCAAATATGAAGTTGACCTCGATATGTATTACGACTCAACTACTGCAATAATCAAAGACGACGTCCAAGATGCAGTCAATTACGAAGAAGCACTATTTTGCGTGTCGGAGGTTATCAATGGCACAGAAAATTACAATTTGGTCGAAACAATTTGCAACGAAATTCTGAATATGTTGATGGATAAATTCGAGCACCTTTTGTCGGCAACTGTACGTGTCCGTAAGCTCAATGTGCCGATGAGACGTGTAGTCGGTTATATTGAAGCAGAGCAAACAATCGAAAGAGAATAA
- a CDS encoding immunoglobulin domain-containing protein, which translates to MFKFRLSATLILVGLFFAIFGAMTNRADAQDYCEPSYSDAGIYMWISSVEMTTPFGKMSNTAGATAKPGYTYYDKFTTNAKRGDRVDFLVKFYSSYPQEMAIFVDWDQDGEFSKSEMVIYTDYSYSGGGYQGYFTVPDDVKTGVTRMRIMTEYSYMGQMPTDPCYTSYAYGECEDYNFKVLPNAPDAQVTAITSPTKPWRIGNSPINVTLRNNNEYIMKDCKLDWYVNDQFQGTYNWTGTLDDGQSTTVNIGNFDFDYPADGPYGPFEVKVITRNPNGYEKDEDPSNDQYISYITPILNDVGVVGFFGPPEGFGPGVTQVRARVRNYAPKPLTSVTINWSMDGVDQTPVTLTGLNIPRDEHADLVLGTYNFYVKTPLGPFAVECVTSNPNGVADEDAANDKYVGGIGPSLAAGKYFIGATNSQFSSPAEAASYINSSGVFGPGKVTFEIRPGTYTGQVVLNSPLPNKNEIEFIGGSNFPENVVLAGNPTAQNNFVVLLDGLDNITFRNMTIRNNNDASSGAGIIVSAKNVKGLNLQSVNFFGVANSPRYNAGYAIMNMSNSSPVNITHCSFNGGSVGFYNAVSSFNNPTINVKNSNFMNFSWLGIHNQIMPNVVGSNVEFSFNRFDYTSGTVPVGAIASWNSTTIANNEFSGISGTGAPNEAVIYVNHTSQSLSNPAEILSNTIVGCTNINGIYAVGAHTLIDKNYVNISQSVNYGYALVKAENASGAIGNNQLLGSNIYGMNLINSPELGIFYNSVVTESSFYPTIMSSSAGSIMRNIFMNIGTASVLQVGMVENSNQNIFYTNGETLISDNGVNRDLPSWQEEGYDQDSHFEFTEFISTSDLHVKVYSPNLLFGTPLFDYTDGYAHTVELSDFDGSIRNSYFAGSHELLMEVALITQSEGIVNCVNSTDNYISVTSAIGYDAPMNYQWYKDGVPVPGATEPILFFNDLQHHQAGLYHARIGGPGATPRIYSAPVTVYVLRPTEITRYSDDEFAENGGLATLWFEAHVNGTPIEDAIINDEVKVQWYYYIDGTNDRLLANDNKFAGVRSNYLTIRNFRGIDEGEYYAVIEGLCGTVQTKYMNMELEQLGIASTQQPENATECVNSDVTLEAMATTQSTKNIIYRWSKDATPLTDNAKYNGTMTRSLTIKGIDADDAGTYSVTATLEGTTVSQNLLKQL; encoded by the coding sequence ATGTTTAAATTTAGACTTTCTGCAACACTGATTTTGGTCGGCTTGTTTTTTGCCATTTTCGGAGCAATGACAAATCGAGCTGATGCTCAGGATTATTGTGAACCAAGTTATTCTGATGCAGGTATTTACATGTGGATTTCTTCAGTTGAAATGACAACTCCATTCGGAAAAATGTCAAATACTGCCGGAGCAACTGCAAAACCGGGATATACTTATTACGATAAGTTTACAACTAACGCAAAAAGAGGTGACAGGGTTGATTTCCTTGTAAAATTCTACAGTAGTTATCCTCAGGAAATGGCGATTTTCGTAGATTGGGACCAAGACGGAGAGTTCTCAAAAAGTGAAATGGTGATTTACACAGACTATTCGTATAGTGGTGGCGGATATCAAGGCTACTTTACGGTACCTGATGATGTCAAAACCGGAGTAACACGAATGAGAATAATGACTGAATACTCATACATGGGCCAAATGCCAACTGACCCATGTTATACTTCATATGCCTACGGTGAATGTGAAGACTATAATTTCAAAGTTTTACCAAATGCACCTGATGCGCAAGTCACAGCAATTACTTCGCCTACAAAGCCTTGGAGAATAGGAAATTCACCTATAAATGTTACATTGCGAAACAATAACGAATATATAATGAAAGACTGTAAACTTGATTGGTACGTAAACGACCAATTCCAAGGTACATACAATTGGACTGGCACATTGGATGATGGTCAATCAACAACTGTTAATATTGGTAACTTTGATTTTGATTACCCGGCAGATGGACCATATGGACCATTTGAAGTTAAAGTAATCACAAGAAATCCAAACGGATACGAAAAAGATGAAGACCCAAGCAATGACCAATATATAAGCTATATTACTCCAATTTTGAACGATGTCGGGGTTGTAGGCTTTTTTGGTCCGCCCGAAGGTTTTGGACCCGGTGTCACTCAAGTTAGAGCACGCGTACGTAATTATGCACCAAAACCATTGACAAGTGTGACAATTAATTGGTCTATGGATGGAGTTGACCAAACACCTGTTACTTTGACCGGACTAAATATTCCTCGTGATGAACATGCAGACTTAGTTCTCGGAACATATAATTTTTATGTAAAAACACCATTAGGACCATTTGCTGTTGAATGTGTTACGTCTAACCCGAATGGAGTAGCAGATGAAGACGCTGCTAATGATAAATATGTCGGCGGTATAGGTCCATCTCTCGCAGCCGGAAAATATTTCATTGGTGCTACTAATTCACAATTTTCTTCACCTGCGGAAGCAGCATCATACATCAACTCAAGCGGTGTGTTTGGACCCGGCAAAGTGACATTTGAAATACGTCCCGGTACTTATACAGGCCAAGTTGTGTTGAACAGCCCACTTCCGAATAAAAATGAAATTGAATTCATCGGTGGCTCAAATTTCCCTGAAAATGTAGTATTGGCTGGAAATCCGACTGCTCAGAATAACTTTGTTGTTTTGTTGGACGGTTTGGATAACATCACTTTCCGCAACATGACTATTCGGAACAATAATGATGCAAGTTCAGGAGCCGGCATAATTGTTTCGGCTAAGAATGTAAAAGGCTTGAATCTGCAAAGTGTTAATTTCTTTGGTGTTGCTAATTCACCAAGATACAATGCCGGATATGCTATTATGAATATGAGTAACTCATCACCGGTAAATATAACTCACTGCAGCTTTAATGGTGGTTCTGTTGGATTTTATAATGCAGTAAGCAGCTTTAACAATCCAACAATAAATGTGAAAAATTCCAATTTCATGAATTTCTCATGGCTTGGTATTCACAACCAAATCATGCCAAACGTTGTTGGTAGTAATGTTGAATTCTCTTTCAACCGATTTGATTATACCTCGGGTACTGTTCCTGTCGGCGCTATTGCATCGTGGAATTCTACTACTATTGCAAATAACGAATTTTCCGGTATCAGCGGTACAGGCGCACCAAACGAAGCTGTGATTTATGTTAACCATACTTCGCAAAGCCTTAGTAATCCGGCTGAAATTTTGTCAAATACGATTGTCGGATGTACTAATATTAACGGTATTTACGCTGTTGGTGCACACACATTGATTGATAAAAACTATGTCAATATCAGTCAATCAGTCAATTATGGTTATGCACTTGTAAAAGCGGAAAACGCTTCCGGCGCCATTGGAAACAACCAATTGTTAGGCTCGAACATTTACGGGATGAATTTAATCAACTCACCGGAATTGGGTATCTTCTATAATTCGGTAGTAACTGAAAGTAGTTTCTATCCTACCATTATGTCAAGCAGTGCAGGTAGCATCATGAGAAATATTTTCATGAATATTGGAACTGCTTCCGTACTTCAAGTTGGGATGGTTGAAAATTCAAATCAAAATATTTTCTATACTAACGGCGAAACTTTGATTTCAGATAACGGTGTAAATCGTGATTTGCCATCATGGCAAGAAGAAGGCTACGACCAAGATTCACATTTTGAATTCACCGAATTCATTAGTACATCAGATTTGCATGTTAAGGTATATTCACCAAACTTGCTATTTGGTACTCCACTTTTCGATTACACTGATGGCTATGCACATACTGTCGAATTATCAGATTTTGACGGCTCAATAAGAAACTCCTACTTTGCAGGTTCACACGAATTATTGATGGAAGTTGCATTGATAACTCAAAGCGAAGGTATCGTAAATTGCGTTAATTCCACAGACAATTACATTTCGGTTACTTCAGCAATTGGTTACGATGCTCCGATGAATTACCAATGGTACAAAGACGGCGTTCCGGTGCCGGGTGCTACTGAACCGATTTTGTTCTTCAATGATTTGCAACATCATCAAGCAGGTCTCTATCATGCACGTATCGGCGGTCCGGGTGCGACTCCTCGTATTTATTCTGCTCCTGTTACTGTCTATGTATTGCGTCCAACTGAAATCACTCGTTATTCCGATGATGAATTTGCCGAAAATGGCGGACTTGCTACTTTGTGGTTTGAAGCACATGTTAATGGCACACCTATCGAAGATGCAATTATAAATGACGAAGTCAAAGTTCAGTGGTACTATTATATTGATGGTACTAACGACAGACTTTTAGCTAATGATAACAAATTCGCCGGTGTAAGGTCAAACTACTTAACGATTCGCAATTTCCGCGGTATTGACGAAGGGGAATACTACGCTGTAATCGAGGGTCTATGCGGTACTGTTCAAACTAAGTACATGAACATGGAATTGGAACAACTCGGCATTGCATCTACACAACAACCTGAAAACGCGACAGAATGTGTCAACTCCGATGTTACATTGGAAGCGATGGCGACTACTCAAAGCACAAAAAATATTATTTATCGTTGGTCAAAAGATGCTACGCCATTAACTGACAACGCTAAATATAACGGGACTATGACTCGTAGCTTGACTATCAAGGGAATCGATGCCGATGATGCAGGTACTTATTCTGTTACTGCAACATTAGAAGGCACTACTGTATCTCAAAATCTGCTGAAGCAGTTGTAG
- the lysC gene encoding lysine-sensitive aspartokinase 3: protein MIVKKFGGTSVKDDIAILRVIDICKNEKSNSVVVVSAFSGVTNSLIELFDAAKANNTARATTIIEELKSRHINTAQKLNCSARTIEFINSTLNRLNLILDALVIIREFTPRSNAVFLATGEILSSYIIADAFSQFGMSIKHIDSRELIFTEEKFIDAEVDLNKTREMTAIQIFEAFNTEKVQFCVCGGFIASTLSGQTSTLGRGGSDYTAALIAQSLKAERLEIWTDVDGILTSDPRKVPNTKLIREISYDEAAELAFYGAKVLHPKTIFPAVEAEIPVFVLNSFKPENTGTKIIAHSSWKNRIKAIAFRENVTVINVTSNRMLGTFGFLANVFDIFKKHQIPIDLVATSEVSISMTVDNGPSLDAAIKELEKFSNVEVFPGKAIISAVGDGIRNESGIAARFFGALTGINISMISFGASEVNLSIIVDAIDTEKAVNMLHKEFFNDTTDNEIFVNLGQK, encoded by the coding sequence ATGATAGTCAAAAAATTTGGCGGTACATCGGTTAAAGATGATATTGCTATTCTGAGAGTTATTGACATTTGCAAAAATGAAAAGTCGAATAGCGTGGTAGTGGTATCAGCATTTTCGGGTGTTACAAATTCACTCATAGAGCTTTTCGATGCAGCTAAAGCAAATAATACAGCAAGAGCCACGACGATTATCGAAGAGCTTAAATCTCGGCATATCAACACTGCTCAAAAATTGAATTGCTCCGCCCGAACTATCGAATTTATCAATAGCACATTGAATCGATTAAACTTAATTTTAGATGCTTTAGTGATCATACGCGAGTTTACACCTCGTTCTAATGCTGTGTTTTTGGCTACAGGCGAGATTTTATCATCGTATATTATTGCCGATGCCTTCTCACAATTCGGAATGAGCATTAAACATATTGATTCGAGAGAATTGATTTTCACAGAAGAAAAATTTATTGATGCGGAAGTTGACCTGAATAAAACAAGAGAAATGACTGCAATTCAAATATTTGAGGCATTTAATACAGAGAAAGTGCAATTCTGTGTTTGTGGAGGATTTATAGCTTCAACTTTGAGCGGACAAACTTCTACGCTCGGCAGAGGCGGCTCAGATTATACTGCAGCACTTATTGCTCAATCATTGAAAGCCGAAAGGCTCGAGATTTGGACTGATGTTGATGGAATCTTGACAAGTGACCCGAGAAAAGTGCCAAATACCAAATTAATCAGGGAAATTTCCTACGATGAAGCCGCTGAACTTGCATTTTATGGTGCAAAAGTTTTGCACCCCAAGACAATCTTTCCGGCTGTAGAAGCAGAAATCCCTGTTTTTGTACTCAATTCATTTAAACCCGAAAATACAGGAACCAAGATAATTGCTCATTCGAGTTGGAAAAATAGAATCAAAGCTATTGCTTTTCGCGAGAATGTAACAGTTATAAATGTAACTTCCAATAGAATGCTCGGTACATTTGGGTTTTTGGCTAATGTGTTTGATATATTCAAAAAGCATCAAATTCCGATTGATTTAGTAGCTACGTCTGAGGTGAGTATTTCGATGACTGTTGATAACGGACCTTCGCTCGATGCGGCTATTAAAGAATTAGAAAAGTTTTCTAATGTTGAAGTTTTTCCCGGGAAGGCAATTATTTCAGCTGTTGGCGATGGAATTAGAAATGAATCGGGCATCGCTGCACGGTTTTTTGGAGCACTGACCGGAATAAACATATCAATGATTAGCTTCGGAGCTTCTGAAGTCAATCTTAGCATTATTGTTGATGCAATTGATACCGAAAAAGCAGTCAATATGCTGCATAAAGAATTTTTCAATGATACAACGGACAATGAAATTTTCGTAAATTTAGGACAAAAATAA